One stretch of Maylandia zebra isolate NMK-2024a linkage group LG13, Mzebra_GT3a, whole genome shotgun sequence DNA includes these proteins:
- the eif4ebp2 gene encoding eukaryotic translation initiation factor 4E-binding protein 2, translating into MSTSRQLSESRAIPTKTVLINDTTQLPHDYCTTPGGTLFSTTPGGTRIIYDRKFLLDRRNSPIAQTPPAHLPVIPGVTSLNVLTENRKNEANNHVNNHDGKPTTGDDAQFEMDI; encoded by the exons ATGTCGACCAGTCGTCAGCTTAGCGAGAGCAGGGCCATCCCGACCAAGACGGTGTTGATCAACGACACAACGCAGCTACCTCATGACTATTGTACCACCCCCGGAGGCACTTTATTCTCTACCACTCCTGGAG GAACCCGGATCATCTACGACCGCAAGTTCCTCCTGGATCGGCGCAATTCTCCCATTGCCCAGACTCCACCGGCTCACCTGCCTGTCATCCCTGGCGTGACCAGTCTAAATGTTCTGACTGAGAACCGGAAGAATGAAGCCAACAACCACGTCAACAACCACGATGGGAAGCCTACAACTG GtgatgatgctcagtttgaaatgGACATCTAA